A stretch of the Aphis gossypii isolate Hap1 chromosome 2, ASM2018417v2, whole genome shotgun sequence genome encodes the following:
- the LOC114124419 gene encoding uncharacterized protein LOC114124419: MVSTRLTAMVIVVWCCTMTASEQYWKWHKPYTWNSSPKLNLPTHSAVYGKPLPRPYSAVHEKPRDRCELRKAVFTQDAESPQYIVYKTKIPDLKEFTLCHWHNIFNYTHDQPIFSYSHAGKSRVIYSWIENKPDKTYYSLAINGHTIYRINYPEKLFKWYHVCQSWNGHTGEWQLWINSERVGRGFYNLMAGKKIKGGGVAISGREYLDQALAIHYPAYSGELTLVSLYKAALTAGKAYNDHKHHHVHNFHHGYDESVDEAETEAPPTLPPGPEATRPPHLAHGGQFANGQRLPMLPVPTTSSPAQQESMFPHLPPQPQLPLFDGGLYDFYDAPAVDETFRVNLLDKRDDNRRSSNAETRYKRWSPLFRRPTSYVTPAAVEERNARSDGGSHDRKYEPAEWEVSKVASVCSACVTDPFGAASVLSWHDTRKQFYNGVHYLPALPKCYAF; the protein is encoded by the exons ATGGTTTCGACCCGACTGACGGCGATGGTTATCGTGGTCTGGTGCTGTACAATGACCGCCTCGGAACAATACTGGAAGTGGCACAAACCGTACACATGGAACAGTTCTCCAAAATTGAACTTACCGACGCACTCGGCCGTCTACGGGAAACCACTACCGCGGCCTTACTCAGCTGTTCACGAGAAACCACGAGACCGTTGTGAACTGCGCAAGGCGGTCTTCACTCAGGATGCTGAATCGCCACAG TATATCGTCTACAAGACCAAAATTCCAGACTTGAAAGAATTCACGCTGTGCCACTGGCACAACATTTTCAACTACACGCACGATCAACCCATATTCTCATACTCGC ATGCTGGTAAATCCCGTGTTATATATTCATGGATCGAAAACAAGCCCGACAAGACATATTACTCGTTGGCCATCAACGGACACACCATTTACAGAATTAATTACCCGGAGAAGTTGTTCAAATGGTATCATGTGTGCCAGTCGTGGAACGGTCACACGGGCGAGTGGCAGCTGTGGATCAATTCCGAAAGAGTGGGCAGAGGATTTTACAACTTG aTGGCTGGAAAGAAGATTAAGGGCGGTGGCGTTGCCATTAGCGGACGGGAGTACTTGGATCAAGCGTTGGCCATCCACTACCCGGCGTACTCTGGAGAACTGACATTGGTATCGCTGTACAAGGCGGCGTTGACGGCGGGCAAGGCGTACAACGATCACAAGCATCATCACGTGCACAACTTCCATCACGGATACGACGAGTCAGTGGACGAGGCCGAGACTGAGGCACCGCCCACATTACCCCCCGGACCGGAAGCCACGAGGCCACCACACTTGGCGCACGGCGGACAGTTCGCCAACGGTCAACGGCTGCCTATGTTACCGGTGCCGACGACCAGCAGCCCGGCTCAGCAGGAATCGATGTTCCCGCATCTACCGCCGCAACCGCAACTTCCGCTTTTCGACGGCGGACTGTACGACTTTTACGACGCGCCGGCTGTCGACGAGACGTTCCGCGTAAATCTGTTGGACAAGCGCGACGACAACCGCCGTAGCAGCAACGCCGAGACCCGTTACAAGCGTTGGAGTCCTTTGTTCCGGCGGCCGACGTCCTATGTCACTCCCGCCGCCGTCGAAGAACGGAACGCCAGGTCTGACGGTGGGTCGCACGACCGGAAGTACGAACCGGCCGAGTGGGAGGTGTCCAAAGTGGCCAGCGTGTGCTCGGCCTGCGTGACAGACCCGTTCGGCGCGGCTTCCGTCCTCTCCTGGCACGATACCCGCAAACAGTTCTACAATGGCGTTCACTATTTGCCCGCTCTGCCGAAATGCTATGCGTTTTGA